A single Desulfonispora thiosulfatigenes DSM 11270 DNA region contains:
- a CDS encoding DUF3298 and DUF4163 domain-containing protein — protein sequence MDKSRFPVNTTTMRLVRPRMDIYYPVVHDYNINPYVAQRVNTTIANKVHEMNVKQGFYENPQTEVSGFYEIKNNQRSILSISLGNYAYSGGAHGLTLMDSLTFNMQTGQKYELKDLFKKGSNYVQVLSDIIKKQIEQRDISLFEEFTGIKRNQEFYIADKSLVIYFQLYELTAYAYGIPYFPISIYEIEDIIDEEGPLGMMFGSF from the coding sequence ATGGATAAATCTAGATTTCCAGTTAATACAACTACTATGCGTCTAGTTAGGCCAAGAATGGATATATATTATCCAGTAGTTCATGATTATAATATTAATCCTTATGTAGCGCAAAGGGTAAATACTACAATTGCAAATAAGGTGCATGAAATGAATGTAAAGCAAGGATTTTACGAAAATCCTCAAACAGAAGTATCGGGATTCTATGAAATTAAAAATAATCAAAGATCAATTTTAAGTATTTCTTTAGGTAATTATGCATATTCAGGGGGAGCCCATGGACTTACCCTTATGGATTCTTTAACCTTTAACATGCAAACAGGTCAAAAATATGAGCTTAAGGATTTATTTAAAAAAGGAAGTAATTATGTTCAGGTTTTATCTGATATTATTAAAAAGCAAATCGAACAAAGAGATATATCTTTATTTGAAGAATTTACTGGAATAAAAAGAAATCAAGAATTTTATATAGCTGATAAATCATTAGTTATTTATTTTCAATTATATGAATTAACTGCCTATGCCTATGGAATACCTTACTTCCCAATTTCAATATATGAAATTGAAGATATTATTGATGAAGAAGGTCCATTAGGTATGATGTTTGGATCCTTTTAA
- a CDS encoding 2'-5' RNA ligase family protein, protein MNQLFLVAIPTGPVLELAKDLREKINNEFHLYSWIEPSLHATIEVLKIENNEDLKECEQIISSIVDKFKSFTLEVKGFEFFPPPHKAITLAIRDNYFIENLSYLIHEQLQAKGLTSRENFSGWKFHITIAGVFGADREWSEEEFYRASEMVNDISVQGRCVIERLELWRPIISSEKKIIQTFNLKRAADTEE, encoded by the coding sequence ATGAACCAATTATTTTTAGTAGCCATACCTACAGGTCCTGTTTTAGAATTAGCTAAAGATTTACGCGAAAAAATAAATAATGAATTTCATCTCTATTCATGGATAGAACCTTCTTTGCATGCAACCATTGAAGTTCTAAAAATAGAAAATAACGAAGATTTAAAAGAATGTGAACAAATTATTAGTAGCATTGTAGATAAATTTAAATCTTTTACATTAGAAGTAAAAGGATTTGAATTTTTTCCTCCACCACATAAAGCAATTACTTTAGCAATAAGGGATAATTATTTTATTGAAAACTTATCTTATTTAATCCATGAACAACTACAGGCAAAGGGACTCACTAGCCGTGAAAATTTTAGTGGTTGGAAGTTTCATATTACGATAGCAGGAGTTTTTGGGGCTGATAGAGAGTGGAGTGAAGAAGAGTTTTATAGAGCTTCAGAGATGGTTAATGATATATCTGTACAGGGCAGGTGTGTTATCGAGCGATTAGAATTATGGCGACCTATAATTTCCTCTGAGAAAAAAATCATCCAAACCTTTAATTTAAAAAGGGCAGCTGATACAGAAGAATAG
- a CDS encoding undecaprenyl diphosphate synthase family protein produces MIINFKRVPKHIGIIPDGNRRWALNNGFNKQDGYDYGIDPGFKLYELCLELGVEELTLYGFTQDNTKRPAIQTKAFQKACVDAVEKLANRDADLLVVGNTSSPLFPKELIPYTKRVKFGKGLIKVNFLVNYGWNWDLNYTLKNKAFEGDWSHDSLIKSIASSDISRMDLIVRWGGRRRLSGFLPVQSIYADFFIVDDLWPDFKPEQFYNALNWYQDQDITLGG; encoded by the coding sequence ATGATTATAAACTTTAAACGTGTGCCTAAACATATCGGTATTATTCCTGATGGGAATCGGAGATGGGCTTTAAATAATGGCTTTAATAAACAAGATGGGTATGATTATGGTATTGATCCAGGTTTTAAGCTTTATGAATTGTGCCTTGAGTTAGGCGTGGAGGAATTAACCTTATATGGGTTTACTCAAGATAATACTAAAAGACCTGCTATTCAAACTAAAGCATTTCAAAAAGCTTGCGTAGATGCAGTAGAAAAATTAGCCAATAGGGATGCTGATTTATTAGTTGTGGGGAACACATCTTCGCCTTTATTTCCTAAAGAACTAATTCCTTATACTAAAAGAGTTAAGTTTGGCAAAGGATTAATTAAAGTTAATTTTCTAGTGAATTACGGTTGGAACTGGGATTTAAACTATACTTTGAAAAACAAGGCTTTTGAAGGAGATTGGAGTCATGATTCTTTAATAAAGAGTATTGCATCTTCTGATATCTCACGTATGGACTTAATTGTACGCTGGGGAGGGAGAAGAAGATTAAGTGGTTTTTTACCTGTACAATCTATCTATGCTGATTTTTTTATAGTAGATGATTTATGGCCAGATTTTAAGCCAGAACAATTTTATAACGCACTTAATTGGTATCAAGATCAAGATATTACCTTGGGTGGATAA
- a CDS encoding heparan-alpha-glucosaminide N-acetyltransferase, whose protein sequence is MNRIWEIDFLRGIALVLMIYYHLCFDLVEFYDYSLNYEGGLIYLLGKLSSTLFIILAGISSSLSKNNYKRSIKILGFALIITIATYIFDPETYIRFGILHLLGLSIFLSTFFIKLSKYTLLILGLLITLIGYYFKNITMSSNLLFPLGLINDNYISLDYFPLFPYFGVFLLGMFLGKILYQQKRSIINLNLNIEAISYLGRHSLLIYLVHQPLLLAFLYLFYSIFE, encoded by the coding sequence ATGAACAGAATATGGGAAATAGACTTTTTACGTGGAATAGCTCTTGTTTTAATGATTTATTATCACCTATGTTTTGACTTAGTAGAATTTTATGATTATTCACTTAATTACGAAGGAGGTCTTATCTATTTGCTCGGCAAATTATCTTCTACTCTTTTTATTATTTTAGCAGGTATTAGTAGTAGTTTAAGTAAAAACAATTATAAAAGAAGTATCAAAATACTCGGGTTTGCCTTAATAATAACAATTGCAACTTATATCTTTGATCCCGAGACATATATTAGATTTGGTATTTTGCATTTATTAGGATTAAGTATTTTTCTTTCTACCTTTTTTATTAAACTATCTAAATATACACTACTGATTTTAGGTCTTTTAATTACTTTAATAGGATATTACTTTAAAAATATAACCATGTCTAGTAATTTATTGTTCCCTCTAGGGCTAATTAATGATAACTACATATCCTTAGATTACTTTCCCCTCTTTCCCTACTTTGGAGTATTTCTGTTAGGAATGTTTTTAGGAAAGATTTTGTACCAGCAAAAAAGGTCAATAATTAATCTTAATTTAAATATTGAAGCTATCTCTTACTTAGGAAGACATTCCTTACTAATTTATTTAGTGCACCAGCCTCTTTTATTAGCTTTTTTATATCTATTCTATAGTATTTTTGAGTAA
- the nifJ gene encoding pyruvate:ferredoxin (flavodoxin) oxidoreductase: MAKVMKTMDGNTAAAHCSYAFTEIASIYPITPSSPMAESVEEWSSQGKKNIFGQTVTVTELQSEAGAAGTVHGSLQAGALTTTYTASQGLLLMIPNMYKLAGELLPAVFHVSARSLATHALNIFGDHSDVMACRQTGFAMLATGSVQEVMDLGGVAHLAAIKARMPFLHFFDGFRTSHEIQKVEVMDYEHFDRLLDKEAVQEFRDRALNPEAPVLRGTAQNPDVFFQGREVQNKFYDAVPDIVADYMKEISDITGREYKPFNYYGAPDAKRVVIAMGSVTESLEETVDYLVARGEKVGIIKIHLYRPFSPKYFFDVLPETVKKIAVLDRTKEPGALGEPLFEEIRALFYGRENSPLIVGGRYGLGSKDVTPTYLKAVFENLNADEPKNGFTIGINDDVTFTSLNPTEQINVAPKDITSCKFWGFGSDGTVGANKDAIKIIGDNTDLYAQGYFAYDSKKSGGITISHLRFGKTPIRSTYLIDQADYIACHKQAYIYQYDVIEGLKEGGTFLLNCNWDPSEVEEHLPASLKKHLAEKKANFYIINAIDIAAEVGLGHRTNMVTQSAFFKLANVIPYDEAVGYIKTAIKKTYGKKGDAIVNMNNAAVDRAAEALVKIDVPITWTQINVLDEVAATTDVPEFVKNVIEPMNQQQGDKLPVSTFIGMEDGTFPQATAKYEKRGIAIKVPEWVVDNCIQCNQCALVCPHAAIRPFLLNEEDVKNAPENLQTKKAIGKQFEGLEFRIQVSPYDCAGCGSCADVCPAKEKALVMKNLDVVAETEADNWNYLENSVDYKDNLMSKDSVKGSQFAQPLFEFSGACAGCGETPYAKLITQLFGDRMMIANATGCSSIWGGSAPSMPYCTNKEGKGPAWANSLFEDNAEFGYGMLMGSRKNRERIAMVMEQAIEANISAELTEAMKEWIANKDNGEASKEATAKLLPLLEQEDHELVKEILKGKNYLIKQSQWIFGGDGWSYDIGFGGVDHVLASGEDINIFVFDTEVYSNTGGQAAKSTPTGAVAKFAASGKKIKKKDLGMIAATYGYVYVAQIAMGANMNQTLKAIKEAESYPGPSLIIAYAPCVNHGIRKGMGKSMQQMKDAVDSGYWHLWRFNPLLEEEGKNPFVLDSKEPTGSFRDFIMGEVRYTSLLKAYPDHAEDLFVQTEKNALARYEGYKKKAAQ; the protein is encoded by the coding sequence ATGGCAAAAGTAATGAAAACTATGGATGGCAATACTGCAGCCGCACATTGTTCATATGCGTTTACAGAAATTGCTTCAATATACCCTATTACACCATCTTCACCAATGGCAGAGTCCGTTGAAGAGTGGAGTTCACAAGGAAAGAAAAATATTTTTGGACAAACAGTAACAGTAACTGAATTACAATCTGAAGCAGGGGCTGCTGGTACTGTACACGGTTCTTTACAAGCTGGTGCTTTAACAACTACTTATACAGCATCTCAAGGTTTATTATTAATGATTCCTAATATGTATAAACTTGCAGGTGAACTTTTACCAGCTGTATTCCACGTAAGTGCTCGTTCATTAGCAACACATGCTCTTAATATCTTTGGAGATCATTCAGACGTTATGGCTTGTCGTCAAACTGGATTTGCTATGCTTGCAACTGGTAGTGTACAAGAAGTAATGGATTTAGGTGGAGTTGCTCACTTAGCAGCAATTAAAGCTAGAATGCCATTTTTACATTTCTTTGATGGTTTTAGAACTTCTCATGAAATTCAAAAAGTAGAAGTAATGGATTACGAACATTTTGACAGATTATTAGATAAAGAAGCAGTTCAAGAATTTAGAGATCGCGCTTTAAATCCAGAGGCACCAGTATTAAGAGGTACGGCTCAAAACCCTGACGTGTTCTTCCAAGGTCGTGAAGTACAAAATAAATTCTATGATGCTGTTCCAGATATCGTAGCAGACTACATGAAAGAAATTAGCGACATTACAGGTAGAGAGTATAAACCATTTAATTATTATGGTGCTCCTGATGCTAAACGTGTTGTTATTGCAATGGGTTCAGTAACTGAATCTTTAGAAGAAACTGTAGACTATTTAGTAGCAAGAGGAGAAAAAGTAGGTATTATTAAAATCCATTTATATCGTCCATTTTCTCCAAAATATTTCTTTGATGTATTACCAGAAACAGTTAAGAAAATTGCTGTTTTAGATAGAACTAAAGAGCCAGGCGCATTAGGCGAACCTTTATTTGAAGAAATTCGTGCTTTATTTTATGGTAGAGAGAATTCTCCATTAATCGTAGGCGGAAGATATGGACTTGGATCTAAAGATGTAACTCCAACTTACCTTAAAGCAGTATTTGAAAACTTAAATGCTGATGAGCCTAAAAACGGATTTACAATCGGAATCAATGATGACGTTACATTTACAAGTTTAAATCCTACAGAGCAAATTAATGTTGCACCTAAAGATATTACAAGCTGTAAGTTCTGGGGCTTTGGTTCTGATGGTACAGTAGGAGCTAACAAAGACGCTATTAAAATTATCGGTGATAACACTGATCTTTATGCACAAGGATATTTTGCATATGACTCTAAAAAATCTGGTGGTATTACTATTTCTCACTTGCGTTTTGGTAAGACACCAATTAGATCAACTTATTTAATTGACCAAGCTGACTATATTGCTTGTCACAAACAGGCTTATATTTATCAATATGATGTTATCGAAGGTTTAAAAGAGGGTGGTACTTTCTTATTAAACTGCAACTGGGATCCTTCTGAAGTAGAAGAGCATTTACCAGCTAGTCTTAAAAAGCACTTAGCTGAAAAGAAAGCAAACTTCTACATTATTAATGCAATTGATATTGCAGCAGAAGTAGGACTTGGTCATAGAACAAATATGGTTACTCAATCTGCATTCTTTAAATTAGCTAATGTTATTCCTTATGATGAGGCAGTAGGCTATATTAAAACGGCAATTAAAAAGACTTATGGTAAAAAAGGTGACGCAATTGTTAACATGAACAATGCAGCTGTTGACCGTGCGGCAGAAGCTTTAGTTAAAATAGATGTTCCGATTACTTGGACTCAAATAAATGTTTTAGATGAAGTAGCAGCAACTACTGATGTTCCTGAGTTTGTTAAAAATGTTATTGAGCCAATGAATCAACAACAGGGGGATAAATTACCAGTAAGTACATTTATAGGTATGGAAGATGGTACATTCCCACAAGCTACAGCTAAATATGAAAAACGTGGAATAGCTATTAAGGTACCTGAATGGGTAGTGGACAATTGTATCCAATGTAATCAATGTGCTCTAGTATGTCCACATGCAGCTATTAGACCATTCTTATTAAATGAAGAAGACGTAAAAAATGCGCCTGAAAATTTACAAACTAAAAAAGCTATTGGTAAACAATTTGAAGGTTTAGAATTCCGTATCCAAGTAAGTCCTTATGACTGTGCTGGCTGTGGAAGTTGTGCTGATGTTTGCCCAGCTAAAGAAAAAGCATTAGTGATGAAAAATCTTGATGTTGTAGCTGAAACTGAAGCTGATAACTGGAATTACCTTGAAAATTCTGTTGATTACAAAGATAACTTAATGAGTAAAGACTCTGTAAAAGGTAGCCAATTTGCACAACCTTTATTTGAATTCTCTGGTGCTTGTGCGGGTTGTGGAGAGACACCTTATGCAAAATTAATCACTCAATTATTTGGTGATAGAATGATGATTGCAAATGCTACAGGTTGTTCATCAATTTGGGGTGGATCAGCTCCAAGTATGCCATATTGCACAAATAAAGAAGGTAAAGGACCTGCTTGGGCTAACTCATTATTTGAAGATAATGCAGAATTTGGTTATGGTATGTTAATGGGTTCTAGAAAGAACAGAGAAAGAATTGCGATGGTAATGGAACAAGCAATTGAAGCTAACATATCAGCTGAATTAACAGAAGCAATGAAGGAATGGATTGCAAATAAAGATAATGGCGAAGCTTCTAAAGAAGCGACAGCTAAATTATTACCTTTATTAGAGCAAGAAGATCATGAACTAGTTAAAGAAATTTTAAAAGGTAAAAACTATCTAATCAAGCAATCTCAATGGATCTTTGGTGGAGACGGCTGGTCTTATGACATCGGATTTGGTGGTGTAGACCACGTATTAGCTTCTGGTGAAGACATTAATATTTTCGTATTTGATACAGAAGTTTACTCTAATACTGGTGGTCAGGCAGCAAAATCTACTCCAACTGGAGCAGTTGCTAAATTTGCAGCTTCTGGTAAAAAGATTAAGAAGAAAGACTTAGGTATGATTGCAGCAACTTATGGTTATGTTTATGTTGCACAAATAGCAATGGGTGCAAATATGAATCAAACTTTAAAAGCTATTAAAGAAGCTGAAAGCTATCCAGGTCCATCTTTAATTATTGCTTATGCTCCATGTGTAAATCATGGTATTAGAAAAGGTATGGGTAAATCAATGCAACAAATGAAAGATGCTGTTGACAGTGGATACTGGCATTTATGGAGATTCAACCCTCTTCTTGAAGAAGAAGGAAAGAACCCATTTGTCCTTGATTCAAAAGAGCCAACAGGTAGCTTCAGAGACTTTATCATGGGAGAAGTTCGTTATACATCTTTATTAAAAGCATATCCAGATCATGCTGAAGATTTATTTGTTCAAACAGAAAAGAATGCTTTAGCAAGATACGAAGGATATAAAAAGAAAGCAGCTCAATAA
- a CDS encoding CoA-binding protein: MSGQDFLQFKNWAVCGDVLNENKYAYKITKKLEEHGYNVFKVNPRTKKEEVYTSFDDITEKVDAIDLCIHPKIGINLVKEAKELNINKILIQPGAESEEILNFCQENDIMALEGCVLVELSKKFPKDV, encoded by the coding sequence ATGAGCGGTCAAGATTTCTTACAATTTAAAAATTGGGCTGTTTGTGGAGACGTTTTAAATGAAAACAAATATGCCTATAAAATTACTAAAAAGCTAGAGGAGCATGGATATAATGTGTTTAAAGTAAATCCACGCACTAAAAAGGAAGAAGTTTATACATCTTTTGATGATATTACCGAAAAGGTAGATGCAATAGACCTATGTATTCATCCGAAAATAGGCATTAACTTAGTAAAAGAAGCTAAAGAACTTAATATTAATAAAATCTTAATTCAACCAGGAGCTGAAAGTGAAGAAATTCTGAATTTTTGCCAGGAAAATGATATAATGGCCTTAGAGGGATGTGTATTAGTTGAATTAAGCAAAAAATTCCCGAAGGATGTATAA
- a CDS encoding zinc-ribbon domain containing protein, translating into MEFQDRTIACKECSEDFVFTAGEQEFYAEKGFENEPQRCPDCRKARKQRVNNRREKEMFNTTCSSCGVETQVPFKPNGLKPVYCRDCFRK; encoded by the coding sequence ATGGAATTTCAAGATAGAACTATTGCCTGTAAAGAATGTTCTGAAGACTTTGTATTTACAGCGGGTGAACAAGAATTTTACGCTGAAAAAGGCTTTGAAAACGAACCTCAACGTTGCCCTGATTGCCGTAAAGCAAGAAAACAACGTGTAAATAATAGAAGAGAAAAAGAAATGTTTAATACAACATGCTCGAGCTGTGGAGTTGAAACTCAGGTACCATTCAAACCAAATGGTTTAAAACCTGTATATTGTAGAGATTGTTTTAGAAAATAA